A region from the Aquipuribacter sp. SD81 genome encodes:
- a CDS encoding metal ABC transporter permease, whose translation MLSLLDYDFMRRALVAAVLVGGVAPTVGVFVVQRRLSLIGDGIGHVALAGVAVALLTGGSPTWVALVAAVLAAVALELVRATGRTSGDLALAMLFYAGIAAGVVLVSLSPDGSAANLVAYLFGSITTTTTADLALFAGLAAVVAVAVLVLGRTLYAVSDDEEFARASGLPVLAVNVVLAVLVAATVVLSMRVVGLLLISALMVVPVALAQLVARSFAQTVVVAVATGLLASLTGTAVSFYADTPSGGTIVLLAVGAFAVVALVTAGTAAVRARVNRARHGRDGAGHDDHVHHDEHVHGGPGCEHEAVPHRDHVDYLHDGHRHAPRLTHHGVGYDEH comes from the coding sequence GTGCTGAGCCTCCTCGACTACGACTTCATGCGCCGGGCGCTCGTCGCCGCCGTGCTCGTGGGCGGCGTCGCCCCCACGGTCGGCGTCTTCGTCGTGCAGCGGCGCCTCAGCCTCATCGGTGACGGCATCGGTCACGTCGCTCTCGCCGGGGTCGCCGTGGCCCTGCTGACGGGGGGCTCACCCACCTGGGTCGCGCTCGTCGCGGCCGTGCTCGCCGCCGTCGCGCTCGAGCTCGTCCGCGCGACAGGGCGGACGAGCGGCGACCTCGCCCTCGCGATGCTCTTCTACGCCGGCATCGCCGCGGGCGTCGTGCTCGTGAGCCTGTCCCCCGACGGCAGCGCCGCGAACCTCGTCGCCTACCTGTTCGGGTCCATCACCACGACGACGACCGCGGACCTCGCGCTGTTCGCGGGGCTCGCGGCGGTCGTCGCCGTCGCGGTGCTCGTGCTGGGCCGGACGCTGTACGCCGTCAGCGACGACGAGGAGTTCGCGCGGGCGTCGGGCCTGCCGGTGCTCGCGGTCAACGTCGTGCTCGCGGTCCTCGTGGCGGCGACGGTCGTGCTCAGCATGCGCGTGGTCGGGCTGCTGCTCATCAGCGCCCTCATGGTCGTGCCGGTCGCGCTCGCCCAGCTCGTCGCCCGCAGCTTCGCCCAGACCGTCGTCGTGGCGGTCGCGACCGGGCTGCTCGCCTCCCTCACCGGCACGGCGGTGTCCTTCTACGCCGACACGCCCTCGGGCGGGACCATCGTGCTGCTCGCCGTCGGCGCCTTCGCCGTCGTCGCCCTGGTGACGGCCGGCACGGCGGCGGTGCGGGCCCGGGTGAACCGGGCCCGGCACGGCCGGGACGGTGCCGGCCACGACGACCACGTGCACCACGACGAGCACGTCCACGGCGGGCCGGGATGCGAGCACGAGGCGGTTCCGCACCGCGACCACGTCGACTACCTGCACGACGGGCACCGCCACGCGCCACGCCTCACCCACCACGGCGTCGGCTACGACGAGCACTGA
- a CDS encoding ArsR/SmtB family transcription factor, giving the protein MDDGTGTPTATAEVPADPEAPLGHQGVIERYEAVSELFRTLSSPVRVALVTLLTDREMCVHELVDSLGLPQPLVSQHLRILRDADLVARTRRGREVAYVLTDDHVAHIVADARQHSGEGADSEGEPVEPHPDGVPGLAP; this is encoded by the coding sequence ATGGACGACGGCACCGGTACCCCGACGGCCACCGCGGAGGTCCCCGCCGACCCGGAGGCGCCCCTGGGCCACCAGGGCGTCATCGAGCGCTACGAGGCCGTCAGCGAGCTGTTCCGCACCCTCAGCTCGCCGGTGCGGGTCGCGCTCGTCACCCTGCTCACCGACCGCGAGATGTGCGTGCACGAGCTCGTCGACTCCCTCGGCCTGCCGCAGCCGCTCGTGTCGCAGCACCTGCGGATCCTGCGCGACGCCGACCTCGTCGCCCGCACGCGGCGGGGCCGCGAGGTCGCCTACGTCCTCACCGACGACCACGTCGCCCACATCGTCGCCGACGCCCGCCAGCACTCCGGCGAGGGCGCGGACAGCGAGGGTGAGCCCGTCGAGCCGCACCCGGACGGCGTGCCAGGCTTGGCGCCGTGA
- a CDS encoding Fur family transcriptional regulator, whose amino-acid sequence MSSTTAPAASPARRNTRQRAAVVAALQATEEFVSAQDLHATMREGGERVGLATVYRSLQQLSDDERVDVRRGEDGEALYRLCSTGHHHHLVCRVCGATVEVESSAVERWASRLAAEHGYTDAAHTVEVTGTCPRCSAHPGTA is encoded by the coding sequence GTGAGCAGCACGACCGCCCCGGCCGCCTCCCCCGCCCGCCGCAACACGCGGCAGCGTGCGGCCGTCGTCGCCGCGCTGCAGGCCACCGAGGAGTTCGTGAGCGCCCAGGACCTGCACGCCACGATGCGCGAGGGCGGCGAGCGCGTCGGCCTCGCGACCGTCTACCGCTCGCTGCAGCAGCTGAGCGACGACGAGCGCGTCGACGTCCGCCGCGGCGAGGACGGCGAGGCGCTCTACCGGCTGTGCAGCACCGGGCACCACCACCACCTCGTGTGCCGCGTGTGCGGCGCGACCGTCGAGGTCGAGTCCAGCGCGGTCGAGCGCTGGGCGTCACGGCTGGCCGCCGAGCACGGGTACACCGACGCCGCGCACACCGTCGAGGTGACCGGCACCTGCCCGCGGTGCTCGGCCCACCCCGGCACCGCCTGA
- a CDS encoding DUF1980 domain-containing protein, whose amino-acid sequence MTRAIGAAVMMMLGGACLRLVVGGGYVDYVKDLMYWPLLLSGVVLSVLGAVGLLRETSPGRAALASAGHAGHGHGHGEPRVAWLLLVPVLAVYVVPPPALGADSIDRSSARVAEPLSPYGPLPEDGPVALTVREFVERAVYDTSGALEDREVVLTGFAVPAGEAAQGGPSAEEVPVGGADAAFTLARVSMFCCAADGYAFTVDVTGTDTAPAPDTWLEVRGTLVPIEGEPDPYTVPVLDASSVTVVERPANVYE is encoded by the coding sequence GTGACCCGGGCGATCGGGGCCGCCGTCATGATGATGCTCGGCGGGGCGTGCCTGCGCCTGGTGGTCGGGGGCGGCTACGTCGACTACGTCAAGGACCTCATGTACTGGCCGCTGCTGCTGAGCGGTGTCGTGCTCAGCGTGCTCGGGGCGGTCGGGCTGCTGCGGGAGACGTCGCCCGGGCGCGCCGCCCTCGCCTCGGCCGGCCACGCGGGGCACGGCCACGGGCACGGCGAGCCGCGTGTGGCGTGGCTGCTGCTGGTGCCGGTGCTCGCGGTCTACGTCGTGCCGCCGCCCGCCCTCGGCGCGGACAGCATCGACCGCTCCTCCGCGCGCGTCGCCGAGCCGCTCAGCCCGTACGGCCCGCTGCCCGAGGACGGGCCTGTCGCCCTGACGGTCCGGGAGTTCGTCGAGCGCGCCGTCTACGACACCTCCGGCGCCCTCGAGGACCGCGAGGTCGTGCTCACCGGCTTCGCGGTCCCCGCGGGGGAGGCGGCCCAGGGCGGGCCGTCGGCGGAGGAGGTGCCGGTCGGCGGTGCCGACGCGGCGTTCACCCTCGCCCGCGTCAGCATGTTCTGCTGCGCGGCCGACGGCTACGCCTTCACCGTCGACGTCACCGGCACCGACACCGCGCCCGCGCCCGACACGTGGCTGGAGGTCCGCGGCACGCTCGTGCCGATCGAGGGCGAGCCCGACCCGTACACCGTGCCGGTGCTCGACGCGAGCAGCGTGACGGTGGTGGAGCGGCCCGCGAACGTCTACGAGTAG
- a CDS encoding permease, which translates to MSTQEPAATATEPLHAGHHGRDHDHDHDHDDGAGDDGGRPAGRWSLGDDGIVGAALITAAFVGVLLLREPIAALLDRPGIATWSTVFVALVVQAVPFLVFGVLLSALLVVYVPQRWITAAVPRRSVPAIGVAGLSGAVLPGCECASVPLAAGLVRRGVHQAAALAFLLSAPAINPVVLVATAVAFPGRPEVVLARFVASLTVAVVVALVWLRFGTPGLLRLPERDDDEDQPRFTRFRGALQHDMLHAGGFLVLGAAIAATVNVAVPTRWIDALADNLWLSVLAMALLAVAVAICSEADAFVAASFAPLPMPALLAFMVVGPAVDVKLVAMQAGWFGRRFAARFAPLTFVVAVLAALVVGVVLL; encoded by the coding sequence GTGAGCACGCAGGAACCGGCGGCCACGGCGACGGAGCCGCTGCACGCGGGTCACCACGGCCGGGACCACGACCACGACCACGACCACGACGACGGGGCCGGTGACGACGGCGGTCGTCCGGCGGGGCGCTGGTCGCTCGGCGACGACGGCATCGTCGGGGCCGCCCTCATCACGGCCGCCTTCGTCGGGGTGCTGCTGCTGCGCGAGCCGATCGCGGCGCTGCTGGACCGGCCGGGCATCGCGACGTGGTCGACGGTCTTCGTCGCGCTCGTCGTGCAGGCCGTGCCCTTCCTCGTCTTCGGCGTGCTGCTGTCCGCGCTGCTCGTCGTCTACGTGCCGCAGCGGTGGATCACCGCGGCGGTGCCTCGGCGCAGCGTGCCCGCCATCGGGGTCGCGGGGCTGTCCGGGGCGGTGCTGCCCGGGTGCGAGTGCGCGTCGGTGCCGCTGGCCGCGGGCCTCGTGCGCCGCGGGGTGCACCAGGCCGCGGCGCTCGCGTTCCTGCTGTCGGCGCCCGCCATCAACCCCGTCGTGCTCGTCGCCACCGCGGTCGCCTTCCCCGGCCGGCCCGAGGTCGTGCTCGCGCGCTTCGTCGCCTCGCTGACGGTGGCCGTCGTCGTCGCGCTCGTGTGGCTCCGCTTCGGGACGCCGGGCCTGCTGCGGCTGCCCGAGCGCGACGACGACGAGGACCAGCCGCGCTTCACCCGCTTCCGGGGCGCCCTGCAGCACGACATGCTCCACGCCGGCGGGTTCCTCGTGCTCGGCGCCGCCATCGCCGCGACGGTCAACGTGGCCGTGCCCACCCGCTGGATCGACGCGCTCGCCGACAACCTGTGGCTGTCGGTGCTCGCGATGGCGCTGCTCGCCGTCGCCGTCGCCATCTGCTCCGAGGCCGACGCCTTCGTGGCGGCGAGCTTCGCGCCGCTGCCCATGCCGGCGCTGCTGGCGTTCATGGTCGTCGGCCCGGCCGTCGACGTGAAGCTCGTCGCCATGCAGGCGGGCTGGTTCGGCCGCCGCTTCGCGGCGCGCTTCGCGCCGCTCACCTTCGTCGTCGCGGTCCTCGCGGCGCTCGTGGTCGGGGTGGTGCTGCTGTGA
- a CDS encoding isoprenyl transferase codes for MSPTAPPPHPSGERPPAIPPALVPGHVAVVMDGNGRWANARGLPRTKGHEAGEAALLDVVAGAIELGVRHVSAYAFSTENWKRSPDEVAFLMGFNRDVIRRRRDQMHSWGVRVRWAGRRPRLWRSVVTELERAEELTRDNDVCTLTMCVNYGGRAEIADAAAALAREVRDGRLDPKDVDEAALAAHLDEPDLPDVDLFWRVSGEMRTSNFLLWQSAYAELVFTDELWPDVDRRSLWRACELYARRDRRWGGAVDAVGEART; via the coding sequence GTGAGCCCCACCGCACCCCCGCCGCACCCGAGCGGCGAGCGGCCGCCGGCCATCCCGCCCGCGCTCGTCCCCGGCCACGTCGCGGTCGTCATGGACGGCAACGGCCGCTGGGCCAACGCGCGCGGGCTGCCGCGCACGAAGGGCCACGAGGCGGGGGAGGCGGCGCTGCTCGACGTCGTCGCCGGGGCGATCGAGCTCGGCGTCCGCCACGTGTCGGCCTACGCGTTCAGCACCGAGAACTGGAAGCGCTCGCCCGACGAGGTCGCCTTCCTCATGGGCTTCAACCGCGACGTCATCCGCCGGCGCCGCGACCAGATGCACTCCTGGGGGGTGCGGGTGCGGTGGGCCGGGCGCCGCCCGCGCCTGTGGCGCAGCGTCGTCACCGAGCTGGAGCGCGCGGAGGAGCTCACGCGCGACAACGACGTCTGCACGCTCACCATGTGCGTGAACTACGGCGGCCGTGCGGAGATCGCCGACGCCGCCGCGGCCCTGGCCCGCGAGGTCCGCGACGGGCGCCTGGACCCGAAGGACGTCGACGAGGCCGCCCTCGCCGCCCACCTCGACGAGCCGGACCTGCCGGACGTCGACCTGTTCTGGCGCGTGTCCGGGGAAATGAGAACGAGTAACTTCTTGCTCTGGCAGTCGGCCTACGCTGAGCTCGTGTTCACCGACGAGCTGTGGCCCGACGTCGACCGTCGCAGCCTGTGGCGGGCGTGCGAGCTGTACGCGCGCCGCGACCGCCGGTGGGGCGGAGCGGTCGACGCGGTGGGGGAGGCCCGGACATGA
- the recO gene encoding DNA repair protein RecO — translation MGLYRDSGVVLRSHLLGEADKILTVLTHGNGLVRAVAKGVRRTRSKFGARLEPMSHVDLQLHTGRSLDVVTQVETLHAFGQHVASDYARYTAGTAVLETALRLLPVEREPSPQLYQLLVGALHALTVTRRDPVLVLDAFALRALATAGYAPGFDACTRCGAEGPHTAVAVDAGGAVCPLCRPPGSAQVPPESMLLLGALLSGDWDGAEATETWARRRASGVVTALLQWHLETGVRSLRLVERA, via the coding sequence GTGGGTCTGTACCGGGACAGCGGCGTCGTGCTGCGCAGCCACCTCCTCGGTGAGGCCGACAAGATCCTCACCGTCCTCACCCACGGCAACGGCCTCGTGCGGGCCGTGGCCAAGGGCGTGCGCCGCACCCGCTCGAAGTTCGGCGCGCGCCTGGAGCCCATGTCGCACGTCGACCTGCAGCTGCACACCGGCCGCTCGCTCGACGTCGTCACGCAGGTGGAGACGCTGCACGCCTTCGGCCAGCACGTCGCCTCGGACTACGCCCGCTACACCGCGGGCACGGCCGTGCTGGAGACGGCGCTGCGGCTGCTGCCGGTGGAGCGGGAGCCGTCCCCGCAGCTGTACCAGCTGCTCGTCGGCGCCCTGCACGCGCTCACGGTGACCCGCCGCGACCCCGTCCTCGTGCTCGACGCGTTCGCCCTGCGCGCGCTGGCGACCGCCGGCTACGCGCCCGGGTTCGACGCGTGCACCCGCTGCGGCGCCGAGGGCCCGCACACCGCCGTCGCGGTCGACGCGGGCGGCGCGGTGTGCCCGCTGTGCCGTCCGCCGGGCTCCGCGCAGGTGCCGCCGGAGTCGATGCTGCTGCTCGGTGCCCTGCTGAGCGGGGACTGGGACGGTGCGGAGGCCACCGAGACGTGGGCGCGGCGGCGGGCGAGCGGTGTCGTGACGGCGCTCCTGCAGTGGCACCTGGAGACCGGCGTCCGGAGCCTGCGGCTGGTGGAGCGCGCGTGA
- the leuA gene encoding 2-isopropylmalate synthase gives MPAHRYLPFHEQLRVELPDRTWPQQRIEQAPRWCAVDLRDGNQALIDPMNVERKMRMFDLLVRMGYKEIEVGFPSASQTDFDFVRALVETGRIPDDVTIQVLTQARDHLIARTYESLRGAKQAIVHFYNSTSTLQRRVVFGLDMDGIADIATSAARLCKKYAEEMGDTHIRFEYSPESYTGTELEFAARVCNEVAEVIEPTPEDPLIVNLPATVEMSTPNVYADSIEWMHRNLAGRDALVLSLHPHNDRGTGVAAAELGLMAGADRVEGCLFGNGERTGNVDLVTLGLNLFSQGVDPEIDFSDIDDIRRTVEHCNQLPVHERHPYGGDLVFTAFSGSHQDAIKKGFDHLERDAREAGTPVEQFTWAVPYLPVDPKDVGRSYEAVIRVNSQSGKGGVAYLMKSEHHLDLPRRLQIELSHAVQLRADLGGGEITPSELWDVFVDEYLPAGEARPRWGRFELRSSEVRGGVGDTDSLRVVLRDEQREVALDGTGNGPIAAFTTALAQVGVDVRVLDYAEHAMSAGGDATAAAYVECAVGGQVLWGVGIDPNIVTASLKAVVSAVNRALR, from the coding sequence ATGCCGGCCCACCGCTACCTGCCGTTCCACGAGCAGCTGCGCGTCGAGCTGCCGGACCGCACGTGGCCGCAGCAGCGCATCGAGCAGGCGCCGCGCTGGTGCGCGGTCGACCTGCGCGACGGCAACCAGGCCCTCATCGACCCGATGAACGTCGAGCGCAAGATGCGCATGTTCGACCTGCTCGTGCGCATGGGCTACAAGGAGATCGAGGTCGGGTTCCCCTCGGCGAGCCAGACCGACTTCGACTTCGTCCGCGCCCTCGTGGAGACGGGGCGGATCCCCGACGACGTCACCATCCAGGTGCTCACGCAGGCGCGCGACCACCTCATCGCCCGCACCTACGAGTCCCTGCGCGGCGCGAAGCAGGCGATCGTGCACTTCTACAACTCGACGTCGACGCTGCAGCGGCGCGTCGTGTTCGGCCTCGACATGGACGGCATCGCCGACATCGCGACCTCCGCCGCGCGGCTGTGCAAGAAGTACGCCGAGGAGATGGGCGACACCCACATCCGCTTCGAGTACTCCCCGGAGTCCTACACCGGCACGGAGCTGGAGTTCGCCGCCCGGGTGTGCAACGAGGTGGCCGAGGTCATCGAGCCGACGCCCGAGGACCCGCTCATCGTCAACCTCCCCGCGACGGTCGAGATGTCGACGCCCAACGTGTACGCGGACTCCATCGAGTGGATGCACCGCAACCTCGCCGGTCGCGACGCCCTCGTGCTGAGCCTGCACCCGCACAACGACCGGGGGACGGGCGTCGCCGCGGCCGAGCTCGGCCTCATGGCCGGGGCCGACCGCGTCGAGGGCTGCCTGTTCGGCAACGGCGAGCGCACCGGCAACGTCGACCTCGTCACGCTCGGGCTCAACCTGTTCAGCCAGGGCGTCGACCCGGAGATCGACTTCTCCGACATCGACGACATCCGCCGGACCGTCGAGCACTGCAACCAGCTGCCGGTGCACGAGCGGCACCCGTACGGCGGCGACCTCGTCTTCACGGCCTTCTCCGGCTCCCACCAGGACGCCATCAAGAAGGGCTTCGACCACCTCGAGCGCGACGCGCGGGAGGCGGGCACGCCCGTCGAGCAGTTCACGTGGGCCGTGCCGTACCTGCCGGTCGACCCCAAGGACGTCGGTCGCAGTTACGAGGCCGTGATCCGCGTCAACAGCCAGTCCGGCAAGGGCGGCGTCGCCTACCTCATGAAGTCCGAGCACCACCTCGACCTGCCCCGGCGGCTGCAGATCGAGCTGTCGCACGCCGTGCAGCTGCGCGCCGACCTCGGCGGCGGCGAGATCACCCCGTCGGAGCTGTGGGACGTCTTCGTCGACGAGTACCTGCCCGCGGGGGAGGCGCGCCCCCGCTGGGGCCGGTTCGAGCTGCGGTCCTCCGAGGTGCGCGGCGGGGTCGGCGACACCGACTCGCTGCGGGTCGTGCTGCGCGACGAGCAGCGCGAGGTCGCCCTCGACGGCACGGGCAACGGCCCGATCGCCGCTTTCACCACCGCGCTCGCGCAGGTCGGCGTCGACGTGCGCGTGCTCGACTACGCCGAGCACGCGATGAGCGCCGGGGGCGACGCGACCGCGGCCGCGTACGTCGAGTGCGCGGTCGGCGGGCAGGTGCTGTGGGGCGTCGGCATCGACCCCAACATCGTGACGGCCTCGCTCAAGGCCGTCGTGTCGGCGGTCAACCGCGCCCTGCGCTAG
- a CDS encoding DUF305 domain-containing protein: protein MDEHTDEHTDEHADRHTDRRTHEEQAPGDRPGRDDDDGGGGGQTRTYLRFAAMILTGMVVMYATMYAATYEWSHVRWSESRLFMALTMGGTMGLVMLAWMHSMYRSAKGNVALVVASLLLLGGGVALDRSQATVDGTSWMSAMIPHHSLAITRSERADIVDVRVCELAVEISEAQRREIDEMDWLIEDVRENGPATTAAQAAARPVPDFPAEAVRDCPAGG from the coding sequence GTGGACGAGCACACGGACGAGCACACGGACGAGCACGCCGACCGGCACACCGACCGGCGGACGCACGAGGAGCAGGCGCCCGGCGACCGACCGGGTCGGGACGACGACGACGGCGGCGGCGGCGGACAGACGCGCACGTACCTGCGTTTCGCCGCGATGATCCTCACCGGCATGGTCGTGATGTACGCGACCATGTACGCCGCGACCTACGAGTGGTCGCACGTGCGCTGGAGCGAGAGCCGGCTGTTCATGGCGCTCACCATGGGCGGCACGATGGGCCTGGTCATGCTCGCGTGGATGCACTCCATGTACCGCAGCGCCAAGGGCAACGTCGCGCTCGTCGTGGCGAGCCTCCTGCTGCTCGGCGGCGGCGTCGCGCTGGACCGCAGCCAGGCGACGGTCGACGGCACGAGCTGGATGAGCGCGATGATCCCCCACCACTCCCTCGCCATCACGCGCTCGGAGCGGGCGGACATCGTCGACGTCCGGGTCTGCGAGCTCGCGGTGGAGATCAGCGAGGCGCAGCGTCGCGAGATCGACGAGATGGACTGGCTCATCGAGGACGTGCGGGAGAACGGCCCGGCCACCACCGCGGCGCAGGCCGCCGCCCGGCCCGTCCCCGACTTCCCAGCCGAGGCGGTGCGCGACTGCCCGGCGGGCGGCTGA
- a CDS encoding DUF3618 domain-containing protein, which produces MGEEPDEIRADIEETRARMGERADALAYKADVPARSREKVHDVTERIKEKVTGMTHSASDSTSSAAGSVGDRAHAVGDRAHDLAGGARDRAHDAGHRVGDGAQRAKGLAESNPIGLALGAVAAGFIAGLLVPVSRFEHEHLGQAADTLREKAQEVGQEATDRARSAAHAAEDAVKEEVSSGSS; this is translated from the coding sequence GTGGGCGAAGAACCCGACGAGATCCGCGCGGACATAGAGGAGACCCGTGCCCGGATGGGCGAGCGGGCCGACGCCCTGGCCTACAAGGCCGACGTCCCCGCCCGAAGCCGGGAGAAGGTCCACGACGTGACCGAGCGCATCAAGGAGAAGGTGACAGGCATGACGCACAGCGCGAGCGACTCCACGTCCTCGGCCGCCGGCTCGGTCGGCGACCGGGCCCACGCCGTCGGCGACCGGGCCCACGACCTCGCGGGCGGGGCACGCGACCGCGCCCACGACGCGGGCCACCGCGTCGGTGACGGCGCACAGCGCGCGAAGGGGCTCGCGGAGTCCAACCCGATCGGCCTGGCCCTCGGTGCGGTGGCTGCAGGGTTCATCGCCGGGCTCCTCGTCCCCGTCAGCCGGTTCGAGCACGAGCACCTCGGCCAGGCCGCCGACACGCTGCGCGAGAAGGCGCAGGAGGTCGGCCAGGAGGCCACCGACCGCGCCCGCTCCGCGGCGCACGCCGCGGAGGACGCGGTCAAGGAGGAGGTCTCCTCCGGCTCGTCCTGA
- a CDS encoding phage holin family protein translates to MSGADRTTGAYAGSVSDGPTGATGHTREELRHESFGQLLSGLATDVSTLVKQEIELAKVETSAKAKRAGKGAGMLAGAGVAGLLLLMSVTALLVVVVDAFAPLWVAVLVAVVLWAVVAAVLAAAGRKALKEAAPPVPEQTVETVKEDVQWAKNPTRSART, encoded by the coding sequence GTGTCGGGCGCTGACCGCACGACCGGCGCGTACGCCGGGTCCGTCTCCGACGGGCCCACCGGCGCGACCGGCCACACCCGCGAGGAGCTGCGGCACGAGTCGTTCGGACAGCTGCTGAGCGGCCTGGCCACCGACGTCTCGACCCTCGTCAAGCAGGAGATCGAGCTGGCCAAGGTCGAGACCTCGGCCAAGGCGAAGCGGGCGGGCAAGGGCGCGGGCATGCTCGCCGGCGCCGGCGTCGCGGGCCTGCTCCTCCTCATGAGCGTGACCGCCCTGCTGGTCGTGGTCGTGGACGCGTTCGCCCCGCTGTGGGTGGCCGTCCTCGTCGCGGTCGTGCTGTGGGCGGTGGTCGCGGCCGTGCTGGCCGCGGCCGGCCGCAAGGCGCTCAAGGAGGCCGCACCCCCCGTACCGGAGCAGACCGTCGAGACAGTGAAGGAGGACGTGCAGTGGGCGAAGAACCCGACGAGATCCGCGCGGACATAG
- a CDS encoding iron-containing redox enzyme family protein, whose translation MDLTPRGPLTAALLPALAAPLHPLPHLPRLAADAVSGTAGRTGGGTGADTVVDEDVQLALYLLYELHYGLPDADPRWEWAADVLAARAVLEDAFEADLRRRWAQPVPDRPVADVLFEMTAEAARPGRGSLAAHVARRATREEVRELLVLRSVYQLKEADPHTWALPRLRGRAKAALVDIQCDEYGGGDPERMHQVLFATTMRGLGLDDTPNAYLDAVPAPVLAGVNAISLFGLHRRLVGALCGHLAAFEMTSSLPARRWVTGLQRLQVPAEAVVFFDEHVEADAVHEQVAAHDLCGALVEDDPLAHADVLLGAAVCLGLDDLVGTGALSCWEQGRSALRVPELVA comes from the coding sequence ATGGACCTGACACCACGCGGGCCTCTCACGGCCGCCCTGCTGCCGGCGCTGGCGGCCCCCCTGCACCCCCTGCCCCACCTGCCCCGGCTCGCCGCGGACGCCGTCAGCGGGACGGCCGGGCGGACCGGCGGCGGCACGGGCGCCGACACGGTCGTCGACGAGGACGTCCAGCTCGCCCTCTACCTGCTGTACGAGCTGCACTACGGCCTGCCCGACGCCGACCCGCGCTGGGAGTGGGCAGCCGACGTGCTCGCGGCGCGGGCCGTGCTCGAGGACGCCTTCGAGGCGGACCTGAGGCGGCGCTGGGCGCAGCCGGTGCCGGACCGGCCCGTGGCGGACGTGCTGTTCGAGATGACCGCCGAGGCGGCGCGGCCGGGCCGGGGCAGCCTCGCCGCGCACGTCGCGCGCCGGGCCACGCGCGAGGAGGTGCGGGAGCTGCTCGTCCTGCGGTCGGTGTACCAGCTCAAGGAGGCCGACCCCCACACGTGGGCCCTGCCGCGGCTGCGGGGACGCGCCAAGGCCGCGCTCGTCGACATCCAGTGCGACGAGTACGGCGGCGGGGACCCCGAGCGCATGCACCAGGTGCTGTTCGCCACCACGATGCGAGGGCTCGGGCTGGACGACACGCCCAACGCCTACCTCGACGCCGTCCCGGCCCCCGTGCTGGCCGGGGTGAACGCCATCTCGCTGTTCGGCCTGCACCGGCGGCTCGTCGGGGCGCTGTGCGGCCACCTCGCCGCCTTCGAGATGACGTCGTCGCTGCCGGCCCGCCGCTGGGTGACCGGCCTGCAGCGGCTGCAGGTGCCGGCGGAGGCGGTCGTCTTCTTCGACGAGCACGTCGAGGCCGACGCCGTCCACGAGCAGGTCGCGGCCCACGACCTGTGCGGGGCGCTGGTCGAGGACGACCCGCTCGCGCACGCCGACGTGCTGCTAGGCGCGGCGGTGTGCCTCGGCCTCGACGACCTCGTGGGCACGGGCGCGCTCAGCTGCTGGGAGCAGGGGCGCAGCGCCCTGCGGGTGCCCGAGCTCGTCGCCTGA
- a CDS encoding CDGSH iron-sulfur domain-containing protein: MTDTTARCTPRDAAVTADRATEAVDADDTDDADEVSLDAVPVEAAPVDVVPADGARLRVRVCPDGPVLVSGAAGVVTPDGTHVPTSRRTVAVCRCERSTRAPWCDGTHKLLPPGTLP, translated from the coding sequence GTGACCGACACCACCGCCCGCTGCACGCCCCGCGACGCCGCCGTCACCGCCGACCGCGCGACCGAGGCCGTCGACGCCGACGACACCGACGACGCCGACGAGGTCTCCCTCGACGCCGTGCCCGTCGAGGCCGCGCCCGTCGACGTCGTGCCCGCCGACGGGGCGCGGCTGCGGGTGCGGGTGTGCCCGGACGGCCCGGTGCTGGTGAGCGGCGCGGCGGGCGTCGTGACGCCGGACGGCACGCACGTCCCGACCAGCCGCCGGACGGTCGCGGTGTGCCGCTGCGAGCGCAGCACGCGCGCCCCCTGGTGCGACGGCACGCACAAGCTCCTGCCGCCGGGCACCCTGCCGTGA